A window of the Egibacter rhizosphaerae genome harbors these coding sequences:
- a CDS encoding ABC transporter ATP-binding protein: protein MPAHPAAIAVEGLEVSYGAHRALSGVSLSVAPGEVVALLGPNGAGKTTAARCIAGMRRPDGGNARVLGLDPAADRDRMTRVLGVMPQTPGCHRQATPRELLRTHARFFADPLDPDELVARAGLGEVARRRIRTLSGGEVQRCSLALALVGRPRVLLLDEPSSGIDPHGRRHVWGLLAELAADGVGILMTTHSLDEAARVADTVVVLDRGVVRAWDTPASLSASAGRGLLLETPDELDADALAADLRSPVEALGGGRWRVDATSDRIPEVAAWFARTGCRLSGIRADVPDLEDVYLRLTAREDEP from the coding sequence ATGCCCGCGCACCCCGCCGCCATCGCCGTCGAAGGGCTCGAGGTCAGCTACGGCGCGCACCGGGCCCTTTCCGGCGTGTCGCTGTCGGTGGCGCCGGGCGAGGTGGTCGCGCTGCTCGGCCCGAACGGCGCCGGCAAGACGACCGCCGCCCGGTGCATCGCCGGCATGCGGCGTCCGGACGGCGGCAACGCCCGCGTGCTGGGCCTCGACCCGGCCGCCGACCGGGACCGCATGACGAGGGTTCTCGGTGTGATGCCGCAGACACCCGGATGCCACCGGCAGGCGACCCCCCGGGAGTTGCTCCGCACCCACGCTCGGTTCTTCGCCGACCCGCTCGACCCGGACGAGTTGGTCGCCCGCGCCGGGCTCGGCGAGGTGGCGCGACGCCGGATCCGCACGCTCTCGGGCGGCGAGGTGCAGCGCTGCTCGCTCGCGCTCGCGCTCGTCGGTCGCCCGCGCGTACTCCTGCTCGACGAGCCCTCGTCGGGGATCGACCCGCACGGACGCCGCCACGTCTGGGGCTTGCTGGCGGAGCTCGCCGCGGACGGCGTCGGGATCCTCATGACCACGCACTCGCTGGACGAGGCGGCACGGGTCGCCGACACCGTCGTGGTCCTCGACCGCGGCGTCGTGCGTGCGTGGGACACGCCCGCCAGCCTGTCGGCCTCGGCAGGTAGGGGGCTGCTGCTCGAGACCCCGGACGAGCTCGACGCCGACGCGTTGGCCGCGGACCTCCGGTCGCCGGTGGAAGCACTGGGAGGCGGTCGGTGGCGCGTCGATGCGACCTCCGACCGGATCCCGGAGGTCGCCGCGTGGTTCGCCCGCACGGGGTGCCGCCTGTCGGGGATACGCGCCGACGTCCCCGACCTCGAGGACGTGTACCTGCGGCTGACCGCGCGCGAGGACGAACCGTGA
- a CDS encoding ACP S-malonyltransferase has product MTGSFALVFPGQGSQRPGMAEAWRGEAGSERWTEAGDVLGWDVARLGFDADADELREPASCQIALFVHGAALLDAWRAAGGPEPVAVAGHSLGEYNALLTADVLSFADALRLVDVRARATQDAARRAPGTMVACLGFEVATVEEACAEAGAYVANDNAPGQIVAAGGEEALARLRERLAEADPRGKVRDVEVGAAYHSPHVEAAVPVLREALDATTFRDAHLPVIANVDAAPHTAAGDWPSLLADQVRRPVRWRETVPALAAQAAGAVVELGASAVLTGLVKRTDRSLERHVVTTPQERDAVLQEVAA; this is encoded by the coding sequence ATGACGGGATCGTTCGCCCTCGTCTTCCCGGGGCAGGGCAGTCAGCGGCCGGGCATGGCCGAGGCGTGGCGGGGTGAGGCCGGCTCGGAGCGCTGGACCGAGGCCGGCGATGTCCTCGGCTGGGACGTCGCCCGCCTCGGGTTCGACGCGGATGCCGACGAGCTCCGCGAGCCCGCGTCCTGCCAGATCGCGCTGTTCGTGCACGGCGCGGCCCTGCTGGACGCCTGGCGCGCGGCGGGCGGACCGGAACCGGTCGCGGTCGCCGGGCACTCGCTGGGCGAGTACAACGCGTTACTCACGGCGGACGTGCTCTCGTTCGCCGACGCGCTGCGGCTCGTCGACGTGCGCGCCCGGGCGACACAGGATGCGGCCCGCCGAGCCCCCGGCACGATGGTCGCCTGCCTCGGGTTCGAGGTCGCGACGGTCGAGGAGGCGTGTGCCGAGGCGGGCGCGTACGTCGCGAACGACAACGCCCCGGGACAGATCGTCGCCGCGGGCGGCGAAGAGGCCCTCGCGCGCTTGCGGGAGCGCCTCGCCGAGGCCGACCCGCGGGGCAAGGTCCGCGACGTGGAGGTGGGCGCCGCCTACCACAGCCCGCACGTGGAGGCGGCCGTGCCGGTCCTGCGGGAGGCTCTGGACGCGACGACGTTCCGGGACGCCCACCTGCCGGTGATCGCCAACGTCGACGCCGCCCCGCACACCGCAGCCGGCGATTGGCCCAGCCTGCTCGCCGACCAGGTCCGCCGCCCGGTGCGCTGGCGCGAGACCGTCCCGGCACTCGCGGCCCAGGCCGCGGGTGCGGTCGTGGAGCTGGGGGCCTCGGCGGTGCTCACCGGGCTCGTCAAGCGCACCGATCGGTCCCTGGAGCGGCACGTGGTCACGACCCCGCAGGAGCGCGATGCGGTGTTGCAGGAGGTGGCGGCATGA
- the fabG gene encoding 3-oxoacyl-ACP reductase FabG, which produces MSSWALVTGASKGIGAATAVSLAADGHDVLVHYGGDADGAARTVEACEAQGAEARAVGCDLSSETAPLTDAMEEVGGVRALVNNAGVTADGLALSMKDEAFARTWEVNVDAAFKLTRAALRRMIRARDGRVVMVSSVVGLHGNPGQANYAASKAALVGLAKSLAREVGGRGVTVNAVAPGFVETAMTEELDESLLERIPAGRLGTPDDVAGAVAFLCSSRAAYVNGTVLQVDGGLFA; this is translated from the coding sequence ATGAGCAGCTGGGCGCTCGTGACGGGGGCGTCGAAGGGCATCGGCGCGGCGACCGCCGTGTCACTCGCCGCCGACGGGCACGACGTGCTGGTGCACTACGGCGGCGACGCCGACGGTGCCGCCAGGACGGTCGAAGCCTGCGAGGCGCAGGGAGCCGAGGCCCGGGCCGTCGGGTGCGATCTGTCGAGCGAGACGGCGCCGCTGACCGACGCGATGGAGGAGGTGGGTGGCGTCCGCGCGCTGGTCAACAACGCGGGCGTCACCGCCGACGGTCTCGCCCTGTCGATGAAGGACGAGGCCTTCGCCCGCACCTGGGAGGTCAACGTCGATGCGGCGTTCAAGCTCACGCGGGCGGCGCTGAGACGCATGATCCGCGCACGCGACGGGCGCGTCGTGATGGTCTCCAGCGTCGTGGGCTTGCATGGCAACCCCGGCCAGGCGAACTACGCGGCGAGCAAGGCGGCGCTGGTCGGGTTGGCGAAGTCGCTCGCCCGGGAGGTCGGGGGTCGTGGGGTGACCGTCAACGCGGTCGCACCCGGCTTCGTCGAGACCGCCATGACCGAGGAGCTCGACGAGTCCCTGCTCGAGCGCATCCCCGCTGGCCGGCTCGGAACCCCCGACGACGTCGCGGGCGCGGTCGCGTTCCTGTGCTCCTCGCGGGCCGCATACGTCAACGGCACGGTGTTGCAGGTCGACGGGGGTCTCTTCGCCTGA
- a CDS encoding lysophospholipid acyltransferase family protein, whose amino-acid sequence MRHAHRLAAGRVVRRLRAEVEGLERVPDGGVLLASNHLSALDLYLLSAASPRPAHLIGKEELGRGPIGRFHRLMGMVPITRGSGDHGAIGAAIDLLARGEVVALFPEGTRSPDGRLYKFRSGAARIAAAGQVPVVPVTLLGTAEVWARGQRPRLRRPPAGQLRVVFGEPLSPPADRPRERRVFTRELRARVAAVTDQEPADAFAPVEDEDQRDAIET is encoded by the coding sequence ATGCGACATGCGCACCGGCTCGCGGCGGGACGCGTCGTGCGCCGGCTTCGGGCCGAGGTCGAGGGCCTGGAGCGGGTTCCCGACGGCGGTGTGCTCCTCGCGTCCAACCACCTCAGTGCCCTCGACCTGTACCTGCTGTCGGCGGCCTCCCCGCGGCCCGCTCACCTCATCGGCAAGGAGGAGCTCGGTCGGGGCCCCATCGGGCGGTTCCACCGGCTCATGGGCATGGTGCCGATCACGCGAGGATCAGGCGATCACGGCGCGATCGGTGCGGCGATCGACCTGCTCGCCCGGGGCGAGGTGGTCGCCCTCTTCCCCGAGGGCACCCGTTCTCCCGACGGGCGGCTCTACAAGTTCCGTTCGGGGGCGGCCCGGATCGCGGCCGCGGGGCAGGTGCCCGTGGTCCCGGTCACCTTGCTGGGCACCGCCGAGGTGTGGGCCCGGGGACAGCGTCCGCGCCTGCGTCGGCCACCGGCGGGACAGCTGCGGGTCGTCTTCGGCGAGCCGTTGTCCCCGCCGGCGGACCGTCCGCGCGAGCGCCGCGTTTTCACTCGGGAACTGCGGGCGCGGGTCGCGGCGGTGACCGATCAGGAGCCCGCCGATGCCTTCGCGCCCGTGGAGGACGAGGACCAGCGCGACGCCATCGAGACCTGA
- the serC gene encoding phosphoserine transaminase, protein MSAIEIPRELIPADGRFGSGPSKVRPEAVQRLARDADDLLGTSHRQPAVKGQVRRVREGLRTFFDLPDDHEVVLGVGGATLFWDAAVFGLIRERSAHAVFGEFSTKFAKSVDEAPHLADPVKFESDFGTFPEVEAVEGVDLYALTHCETSTGVAMPVQRPAGSGDALVAVDATSAAGGLPVDPSQYDAYYFSPQKAFASEGGLWLALLSPAAIERIGELSGSRYQPPILDLQTALDNSRKDQTYNTPSVSTLYLMGEQLDWLNSEGGLGFAVENCAAKANHLYDWASRADFAQPFVKEPGERSNVVVTVDLDARVDANEVASTLRENGILDTEAYRKLGRNQLRFAVFPAVDHDDVVKLTAAIDHVVERLAE, encoded by the coding sequence ATGTCCGCGATCGAGATCCCCCGCGAGCTCATCCCCGCCGACGGGCGCTTCGGCAGCGGCCCGTCCAAGGTGCGCCCCGAGGCGGTGCAGCGCCTCGCCCGCGACGCCGACGACCTGCTCGGCACGAGCCACCGCCAGCCGGCGGTCAAGGGGCAGGTGCGCCGGGTGCGCGAGGGGCTGCGCACCTTCTTCGACCTGCCCGACGACCACGAGGTCGTGCTGGGCGTCGGCGGCGCCACCCTGTTCTGGGACGCCGCGGTCTTCGGCCTGATCCGCGAGCGCAGCGCCCACGCGGTCTTCGGCGAGTTCTCCACGAAGTTCGCCAAGTCCGTCGACGAGGCCCCGCACCTGGCCGACCCGGTCAAGTTCGAGTCGGACTTCGGCACCTTCCCCGAGGTCGAGGCGGTCGAGGGCGTGGACCTCTACGCGCTCACCCACTGCGAGACCTCGACCGGAGTCGCGATGCCGGTCCAGCGACCCGCCGGCAGCGGTGACGCGCTCGTCGCGGTCGACGCTACGAGCGCGGCCGGCGGCCTGCCCGTCGACCCGAGCCAGTACGACGCCTACTACTTCAGCCCCCAGAAGGCGTTCGCGAGCGAGGGAGGGCTGTGGCTCGCTCTGTTGTCGCCCGCGGCGATCGAGCGCATCGGCGAGCTGTCCGGCTCCCGGTACCAGCCGCCGATCCTCGACCTGCAGACCGCCCTCGACAACAGCCGCAAGGACCAGACCTACAACACGCCGAGCGTGTCCACCCTCTACCTGATGGGTGAGCAGCTGGACTGGCTGAACTCGGAGGGCGGCCTCGGCTTCGCGGTCGAGAACTGCGCCGCCAAGGCGAATCACCTGTACGACTGGGCCTCGCGCGCCGACTTCGCGCAGCCCTTCGTGAAGGAGCCCGGGGAGCGGTCGAACGTCGTCGTCACCGTCGATCTCGACGCGCGTGTCGATGCGAACGAGGTCGCCTCGACGCTGCGGGAGAACGGGATCCTCGACACCGAGGCGTACCGCAAGCTCGGGCGCAACCAGCTGCGCTTCGCGGTCTTCCCGGCGGTCGACCACGACGACGTCGTGAAGCTGACCGCGGCGATCGACCACGTCGTCGAGCGCCTCGCCGAGTAG
- a CDS encoding DUF222 domain-containing protein, which produces MSSSTLLAESAPPYDGRARRRSHRARPDDHDAARAAEPNARAEGWAPPAEGPGPGAGQREAGESDGSASDDHGADGCSTARAFAKIREGVAELARDPLSGAITDAELLASVTDLVRLERQLAAERLRRLAEIDHQSAYLAAGAGSTVRWLTDHLGRTHPEALKETRTATTLEELPQTRAQLAAGACSEGHAQVAAQAWREVRDEPPTPGTEEPDAGPDTAGGSDDAEPGGESGHDDHGRGTSGGREREGSDAHGDDAQADGRGADSGDDQDGSSESERTPERGGAEEGEREERERERERERDRERERVRAELDRLAGEGATQGDRADLRRRLERWRQQRDPNRLADRDRRAFANRELWVSQRPDGDGTFRFGGRADPQGIAYLRTVLDALSRPSTAVEPTRKGDEESTGETDGPAGDPDLRDPGEPAAHGEGERTRSQGARSADEHRRATTHPDERGAGGQRSRGTVPPSVRARGGDTRSRSQRQYDALIALARRVVESGELPELLHASARVLLLTTPEALHGQPDAEPSWLDGAGEISPETARLICCDAEFAAVTTRNGEVLDAGRARREPSVRQRDAIIARDRACVGCGARLALCQTHHVRQRDRGPTSVDNLVTLCFECHWHVHHHGWEVTRRPDGTFRVDRATRSGAGHERTVGADPPGSEDHRRRPGSEHGPGSEPTLDLGLDRPPAGRAGG; this is translated from the coding sequence ATGAGTTCTTCCACCCTGCTCGCGGAGTCGGCGCCCCCCTACGACGGGCGTGCGCGGCGTCGCTCTCACCGTGCGCGCCCGGACGACCACGACGCTGCGCGGGCCGCGGAGCCGAACGCGCGGGCTGAAGGGTGGGCTCCACCCGCCGAAGGTCCCGGCCCAGGGGCCGGGCAGCGAGAGGCCGGGGAGTCGGACGGATCGGCCTCCGATGACCACGGGGCGGACGGCTGCTCGACCGCGCGGGCGTTCGCCAAGATCCGAGAAGGCGTGGCCGAACTGGCCCGGGATCCGCTGTCGGGTGCGATCACCGACGCGGAGCTGCTCGCGAGCGTCACCGACCTCGTGCGACTCGAACGGCAGTTGGCCGCCGAGCGGTTGCGGCGCCTCGCCGAGATCGACCACCAGAGCGCCTACTTGGCCGCGGGTGCGGGATCGACGGTGCGGTGGTTGACCGACCACCTGGGCCGCACCCACCCGGAGGCCCTCAAGGAGACACGGACCGCGACCACCCTCGAGGAACTCCCCCAGACTCGTGCGCAGTTGGCAGCGGGAGCGTGCTCGGAGGGCCACGCCCAGGTCGCGGCGCAGGCCTGGCGGGAGGTCCGCGACGAGCCCCCGACCCCGGGCACCGAGGAGCCGGATGCCGGCCCCGACACGGCCGGTGGCAGCGACGACGCCGAGCCGGGCGGTGAGTCGGGTCACGACGATCACGGCCGAGGAACATCCGGGGGGCGGGAGCGCGAGGGGTCCGACGCTCACGGCGACGACGCCCAGGCGGACGGGCGCGGGGCCGATTCCGGGGACGACCAGGACGGGTCCAGCGAGAGCGAGCGGACACCAGAGCGAGGCGGGGCGGAGGAAGGCGAACGCGAAGAGCGCGAACGCGAGCGGGAACGGGAGCGGGATCGCGAACGCGAGCGAGTCCGCGCGGAGCTGGACCGCTTGGCCGGCGAGGGTGCGACCCAAGGTGATCGCGCCGACCTGCGCCGCCGACTCGAGCGTTGGCGCCAGCAGCGCGACCCGAACCGGCTGGCCGACCGGGACCGCCGCGCCTTCGCCAACCGCGAGCTCTGGGTCTCACAGCGCCCTGACGGCGACGGGACATTTCGCTTCGGTGGCCGCGCTGACCCCCAGGGCATCGCATACCTGCGGACCGTGCTCGACGCACTGTCACGTCCCTCGACCGCCGTCGAACCCACCCGTAAGGGCGACGAGGAGTCGACTGGGGAGACCGACGGACCTGCGGGCGATCCGGACCTGCGCGACCCGGGGGAACCGGCCGCCCACGGCGAGGGTGAGCGGACACGCAGCCAGGGCGCGCGCAGCGCCGACGAGCATCGCCGCGCGACCACCCACCCCGATGAGCGGGGCGCTGGCGGTCAACGGTCGCGGGGGACCGTTCCTCCGAGCGTTCGCGCCCGCGGTGGGGACACACGGTCTCGCAGCCAGCGTCAGTATGACGCGCTCATCGCCCTGGCCCGCCGCGTCGTCGAGTCCGGCGAATTGCCCGAGCTGCTCCATGCCAGCGCTCGAGTGTTGCTACTCACGACGCCCGAGGCGCTGCACGGCCAGCCCGATGCGGAGCCCAGCTGGCTCGACGGCGCCGGGGAGATCTCCCCGGAGACGGCCCGGCTCATCTGCTGCGACGCCGAGTTCGCCGCGGTCACGACCCGCAATGGGGAGGTCCTCGACGCGGGGCGAGCACGACGCGAGCCCAGCGTGCGGCAACGCGACGCGATCATCGCTCGCGACCGAGCCTGCGTCGGCTGCGGGGCGCGGCTGGCCCTGTGCCAGACCCACCACGTCCGGCAGCGCGACCGCGGTCCGACGAGCGTCGACAATCTCGTCACGCTCTGCTTCGAGTGCCACTGGCACGTCCACCATCACGGGTGGGAGGTGACCCGCCGCCCGGACGGGACGTTCCGCGTCGACCGCGCCACCCGGAGCGGGGCGGGACACGAGCGGACGGTCGGTGCCGACCCACCCGGCTCCGAGGATCACCGTCGCCGACCCGGCTCCGAGCACGGACCCGGCTCAGAGCCGACGCTGGACCTCGGCCTCGATCGGCCGCCAGCAGGCCGGGCGGGGGGCTGA
- a CDS encoding pyridoxal-dependent decarboxylase yields MGKSENSSASAASDPSELPHASDEPSSAAFDHEAFRRHGHALVDWIADYWAGLEERPAQPDVRPGDVRAALPATPPEEPEPFARVLEDLDQLIAPALTHWQHPRFFGYFPANVSGPSVLGDLAAAGLGTQGMSWATGPAATELETLALDWLAELLGLPDRFRSDGAGGGVIQDSASSATLVALLAARERATGGAARTHGIDRPLAVYATEHAHSSVTKAARIAGLGESAVRHVGCDDGHRLDPVALGEALAADRRAGVTPCAVIATVGTTSSGAVDPVAEIADVLAGEPAPVWLHVDAAWAGVAAVAPEHRNLVSGAERADSWSTNPHKWLLTNFDCDAFWVADRGPLLDALAILPEYLRTDANASGDAIDYRDWQVPLGRRFRALKLWFVLRGFGASGLRAHIRRHVDWAAELAQRIEADPHLELAAPRSLALVCLRHRDGEDATARVLEAANEGGRAVLTHTRLGGRLVVRVAIGSVHTARWHVRELADELSAAAEAASRADGLAEDRSR; encoded by the coding sequence ATGGGCAAGTCCGAGAACTCGTCCGCGTCCGCCGCGTCCGACCCGTCCGAGCTGCCCCACGCGTCCGATGAGCCGTCGTCGGCCGCGTTCGACCACGAGGCGTTCCGCCGGCACGGACACGCCCTCGTCGACTGGATCGCCGACTACTGGGCCGGGCTCGAGGAGCGACCCGCCCAGCCCGACGTCCGACCGGGCGACGTGCGTGCGGCCCTGCCCGCCACTCCACCCGAGGAGCCCGAACCGTTCGCCCGGGTTCTGGAGGACCTGGACCAGCTCATCGCGCCGGCGCTGACCCACTGGCAGCACCCACGGTTCTTCGGCTACTTCCCCGCGAACGTGTCGGGACCGTCGGTGCTCGGCGACCTCGCGGCGGCAGGGCTGGGCACGCAAGGCATGTCCTGGGCCACCGGTCCCGCGGCGACCGAACTCGAGACCCTGGCCCTGGACTGGCTCGCAGAGTTGCTCGGATTGCCGGATCGCTTCCGCAGCGACGGAGCCGGGGGAGGGGTGATCCAGGACTCCGCCTCGAGCGCGACCCTCGTCGCCCTCCTGGCGGCGCGCGAGCGCGCGACCGGCGGGGCTGCGCGCACGCACGGGATCGACCGGCCCCTCGCGGTCTACGCGACCGAGCACGCGCACAGCTCCGTCACAAAGGCCGCGCGCATCGCCGGGCTCGGGGAGTCGGCGGTGCGCCACGTGGGTTGCGATGACGGCCATCGTCTCGATCCCGTGGCGTTGGGGGAGGCCCTCGCGGCCGACCGGCGGGCAGGCGTCACGCCCTGTGCCGTGATCGCGACCGTGGGGACGACCTCCTCGGGCGCCGTGGATCCCGTCGCCGAGATCGCGGACGTCCTGGCCGGTGAGCCAGCTCCGGTGTGGCTGCACGTCGATGCCGCGTGGGCCGGTGTCGCCGCCGTGGCCCCGGAGCACCGGAACCTCGTCTCCGGCGCCGAGCGCGCGGACAGCTGGTCGACCAACCCCCACAAGTGGCTGCTCACCAACTTCGACTGCGACGCCTTCTGGGTCGCCGACCGGGGTCCGCTGCTCGACGCGCTCGCGATCCTGCCCGAGTACCTGCGCACCGACGCGAACGCCTCGGGCGACGCGATCGACTACCGGGACTGGCAGGTACCCCTGGGCCGCCGGTTCCGCGCCCTGAAGCTCTGGTTCGTGCTGCGCGGCTTCGGCGCGAGTGGGCTGCGCGCCCACATCCGACGCCACGTCGACTGGGCCGCCGAGCTCGCGCAGCGGATCGAGGCCGACCCCCACCTCGAGCTCGCCGCCCCGCGCAGCCTGGCGCTGGTCTGCCTGCGCCATCGGGACGGGGAGGACGCGACGGCCCGAGTGCTGGAGGCCGCGAACGAGGGTGGACGGGCGGTGCTCACCCACACCCGACTCGGCGGCCGTCTGGTCGTGCGCGTCGCGATCGGGTCGGTGCACACCGCTCGCTGGCACGTTCGGGAGCTCGCGGACGAGCTGTCCGCGGCGGCCGAGGCGGCCTCGCGCGCCGACGGGCTCGCCGAGGATCGGTCCCGGTGA
- a CDS encoding HAD family hydrolase, which produces MAPTAVVFDVGGVLLDWDPRHLYRKLIPDRDEREWFLAHVCNPEWNAQQDRGRPFVDAIAERQAAFPAYRELIAAYWERWDEMLGGPLVGTVAVLDQLERAGVACYALTNFSNETWPRAFRRYPWLGRFAGIVISGRERVVKPDVRIYQRLIARYWLDPAETVLIDDRPENVAAAERIGFQALQFVSPIGLREDLRSHGLSV; this is translated from the coding sequence ATGGCTCCCACGGCCGTGGTCTTCGATGTCGGCGGGGTGCTGCTGGACTGGGATCCGCGGCACCTCTACCGCAAGCTCATCCCGGACCGCGACGAGCGGGAGTGGTTCCTCGCCCATGTGTGCAACCCCGAGTGGAACGCGCAGCAGGACCGCGGTCGCCCGTTCGTCGACGCCATCGCCGAGCGCCAAGCGGCCTTTCCCGCCTACCGCGAGCTGATCGCGGCGTACTGGGAGCGCTGGGACGAAATGCTCGGCGGCCCACTGGTCGGGACCGTCGCCGTGCTCGACCAGCTCGAGCGCGCCGGCGTGGCGTGCTACGCCCTGACGAACTTCTCGAACGAGACGTGGCCGCGGGCGTTTCGCCGCTACCCGTGGCTCGGCCGCTTTGCCGGTATCGTCATCTCGGGACGGGAACGCGTCGTCAAGCCCGATGTTCGCATCTACCAACGGCTGATCGCGAGGTACTGGCTCGACCCCGCCGAGACGGTGCTGATCGACGATCGGCCCGAGAACGTGGCAGCGGCCGAGCGTATCGGCTTCCAAGCCCTGCAGTTCGTGTCCCCGATCGGGCTCCGCGAGGACCTCCGCAGCCACGGACTCTCCGTATGA
- a CDS encoding VOC family protein, whose translation MASVQLNPYLMFQDRAREAMDFYREVFGGELTMQTYAEGGMSADPSNDERIMHAQLVTPHGLILMASDVPDGVPYEPGSAISISLSGDDGSALGGFYDALVDGGTVIQPLTEAPWGDTFGVCVDRFGTSWMVNIGSAPT comes from the coding sequence ATGGCCAGCGTCCAGCTCAACCCCTATCTGATGTTCCAGGATCGCGCCCGCGAGGCGATGGACTTCTACCGTGAGGTCTTCGGCGGTGAACTCACGATGCAGACCTACGCCGAGGGCGGCATGAGCGCTGATCCGTCCAACGACGAGCGGATCATGCACGCCCAGCTCGTTACGCCCCACGGGCTGATCCTGATGGCCTCGGACGTGCCCGACGGGGTGCCCTACGAGCCCGGCTCGGCGATCTCGATCTCGCTGAGCGGCGACGACGGGTCGGCCCTCGGAGGCTTCTACGACGCGCTGGTCGACGGTGGCACGGTCATCCAGCCGCTCACGGAGGCGCCGTGGGGTGACACGTTCGGCGTGTGCGTCGACCGCTTTGGCACGAGTTGGATGGTCAACATCGGCAGCGCCCCGACCTGA
- the glgA gene encoding glycogen synthase has translation MHAALITREYPPAVYGGAGVHVEHLARALADHVNVQVHCFGEPRDDPLVAGAHGTWEALAGDAPHLAALRHLATDLSIVAGLEGADVAHSHTWYANLAGHLAALVYDIPHVVTTHSLEPLRPWKREQLGGGYALSSFAERTGIEGADAVIAVSAGMRDDVLRCYPDIDPEKLTVIHNGIDPDVYTPDRRTDALERFGIDTDRPSIVFVGRITRQKGVTHLLDAAADLDREAQLILCAGAPDTPELGREVSDAVAALREQRDGVFWIDEMLPRPDIVQLLSHATAFACPSIYEPFGLVNVEAMACEAAVVASSVGGIPEVVVEGETGHLVGFHPGDDPFGSPADPEAFAHRLADACNDLVRDPERARMMGQAGRARVLEHFSWPAIAGQTAGLYRSVIEGRSVAR, from the coding sequence CTGCACGCGGCCCTCATCACGCGCGAGTACCCGCCTGCTGTCTACGGGGGCGCGGGCGTGCACGTCGAGCACCTGGCCCGTGCCCTCGCCGACCACGTCAACGTGCAGGTGCACTGCTTCGGCGAACCGCGGGACGATCCCCTCGTGGCCGGCGCCCACGGCACCTGGGAGGCGCTGGCCGGGGACGCCCCCCACCTCGCCGCGCTCCGCCACCTCGCGACCGACCTCTCGATCGTCGCGGGCCTCGAGGGAGCGGACGTCGCCCACTCCCACACCTGGTACGCGAACCTCGCCGGGCATCTCGCCGCTCTCGTCTACGACATCCCGCACGTCGTCACCACGCACAGCCTCGAGCCCCTGCGGCCGTGGAAGCGCGAACAGCTCGGCGGTGGCTACGCCCTCTCGTCCTTCGCGGAGCGCACCGGGATCGAGGGCGCGGATGCGGTGATCGCCGTGAGTGCCGGCATGCGCGACGACGTGCTGCGCTGCTATCCCGACATCGATCCGGAGAAGCTCACGGTCATCCACAACGGGATCGACCCGGACGTGTACACGCCCGACCGTCGAACCGACGCGCTCGAACGCTTCGGCATCGACACCGATCGCCCCTCGATCGTGTTCGTGGGCCGCATCACGCGGCAGAAAGGGGTCACCCACCTGCTCGACGCGGCCGCGGACCTCGACCGCGAGGCGCAGCTCATCCTCTGCGCCGGCGCCCCCGACACCCCCGAGCTCGGACGGGAGGTGAGCGACGCGGTCGCCGCCCTGCGCGAGCAACGGGACGGTGTCTTCTGGATCGACGAGATGCTCCCCCGCCCCGACATCGTGCAGCTGCTCAGCCACGCCACCGCCTTCGCCTGCCCCTCGATCTACGAGCCCTTCGGGCTCGTCAACGTCGAAGCCATGGCCTGCGAGGCCGCCGTCGTCGCGAGTTCCGTCGGCGGCATCCCCGAGGTCGTGGTCGAGGGCGAGACGGGCCACCTGGTCGGCTTCCACCCCGGCGACGACCCGTTCGGCTCGCCGGCAGACCCCGAGGCGTTCGCGCATCGACTCGCCGATGCCTGCAACGACCTCGTCCGCGACCCCGAACGTGCCCGCATGATGGGCCAGGCCGGCCGTGCGCGCGTGCTCGAGCACTTCAGCTGGCCCGCGATCGCGGGCCAGACCGCCGGGCTCTACCGCAGCGTGATCGAGGGCCGCAGCGTCGCTCGGTGA